The following proteins are co-located in the Haloarcula marismortui ATCC 43049 genome:
- a CDS encoding O-acetylhomoserine aminocarboxypropyltransferase/cysteine synthase family protein encodes MSDDQDHGFETDALHVGQEEPDAEARSRAPPLYQTTSYVFEDAEDAAKQFALEKPGHIYSRLMNPTVGMLQERLAALEGGVGAVATASGMASLNLATFLLADVGDNVVTASSLYGGTYTYYTHTAPRNGVETRFVDTLDYDAYAEAIDENTAYVHCETIGNPSLVTPDFERLAEIAHDHGVPFFVDNTFATPYLCNPIEHGADLVWNSTTKWIHGHGTTVGGVLVDGGSFPWEEHADKYPEIAGDNPAYHGVNFRERFEDAAFTYAAIARGLRDLGCQQSPFDAWQTMQGLETLPARMDRHCDNAMGVAEFLADHPEVSWVTYPGLEDHETHDTASKYLDGGYGGMITFGLDAGYDAARTTVESTEIASLLANVGDAKTLIIHPASTTHQQLTDEEKAAAGVTDDMVRLSVGTESVEDIKADLDQAIGQATN; translated from the coding sequence ATGAGTGACGACCAAGACCACGGATTCGAAACCGATGCGCTGCACGTCGGACAGGAAGAGCCAGACGCCGAGGCCCGTTCTCGCGCGCCGCCACTGTATCAGACCACCTCATACGTCTTCGAAGACGCCGAAGACGCGGCAAAGCAGTTCGCACTGGAAAAGCCGGGCCACATCTACTCGCGGCTGATGAACCCCACCGTCGGCATGCTACAGGAGCGGCTGGCGGCGCTGGAGGGCGGCGTCGGCGCGGTCGCCACCGCCTCCGGGATGGCGTCGCTGAACCTCGCAACCTTCCTGCTCGCGGACGTCGGCGACAACGTCGTCACGGCGTCGTCGCTGTACGGCGGCACCTACACCTACTACACCCACACCGCGCCGCGCAACGGTGTCGAGACGCGGTTCGTCGACACGCTCGACTACGATGCCTACGCCGAGGCTATCGACGAGAACACGGCCTACGTCCACTGTGAGACCATCGGCAACCCGTCGCTGGTCACACCGGACTTCGAGCGCCTCGCCGAAATCGCCCACGACCACGGCGTCCCCTTCTTCGTCGACAACACCTTCGCAACACCGTATCTCTGCAACCCAATCGAACACGGGGCCGACCTCGTCTGGAACTCCACGACGAAGTGGATTCACGGTCACGGCACCACCGTCGGCGGCGTTCTCGTCGACGGTGGCTCCTTCCCGTGGGAGGAACACGCCGACAAGTACCCCGAAATCGCTGGCGACAACCCAGCCTACCACGGCGTTAACTTCCGGGAGCGCTTCGAGGACGCGGCCTTCACCTACGCCGCCATCGCCCGCGGCCTCCGTGATCTGGGCTGCCAGCAGTCTCCCTTCGACGCGTGGCAGACGATGCAGGGTCTGGAGACGCTGCCCGCGCGGATGGACCGCCACTGCGACAATGCGATGGGCGTCGCCGAGTTCCTCGCGGACCACCCCGAAGTCTCGTGGGTCACCTACCCTGGCCTCGAAGACCACGAAACGCACGACACCGCCAGCAAGTACCTTGACGGCGGCTACGGCGGCATGATAACGTTCGGCCTCGACGCGGGCTACGACGCCGCCCGAACGACCGTCGAATCGACGGAAATCGCCTCTCTGCTGGCAAACGTCGGCGACGCGAAGACGCTCATCATCCACCCGGCCTCGACCACCCACCAGCAACTCACTGACGAGGAAAAGGCCGCCGCCGGCGTCACCGACGACATGGTCCGTCTCTCCGTCGGTACCGAGTCTGTCGAGGACATCAAAGCTGACCTCGATCAGGCTATCGGCCAGGCGACCAACTAA
- the serB gene encoding phosphoserine phosphatase SerB, with product MLVAFDFDGTLSDSEMTVLLGSQNGTAEDMADITERAMNNEIEYAESLRQRCALLEDLPDEQAQAAFDEVALRPGAAEVIEALRNAGVYVAILTGGFERGVEAALETEGVEVDAIVANRLPVEDGKLTGEVRGPLISGTKDDAMEVVTAVTGEDRDTTVAVGDGANDLPMLEVANLAIGFDPKPAVAPSCDTSVETMDELYDLLEAEEIL from the coding sequence ATGCTAGTCGCCTTCGACTTCGACGGGACACTCTCCGATTCGGAGATGACAGTCCTGCTCGGGAGCCAGAACGGGACGGCCGAGGACATGGCCGACATCACCGAGCGCGCGATGAACAACGAAATCGAGTACGCCGAAAGCCTCCGTCAGCGGTGTGCGTTGTTGGAGGACCTCCCGGACGAGCAGGCCCAAGCGGCCTTCGACGAGGTCGCCCTGCGCCCCGGCGCGGCGGAAGTCATCGAAGCCTTGCGGAACGCCGGCGTCTACGTCGCTATCCTTACCGGCGGGTTCGAGCGCGGCGTGGAAGCTGCACTCGAAACGGAGGGGGTCGAGGTCGACGCCATCGTCGCCAACCGACTGCCAGTGGAAGACGGAAAGCTGACCGGCGAAGTTCGCGGACCGCTCATCTCCGGCACCAAAGACGACGCAATGGAGGTCGTGACCGCCGTTACTGGAGAAGACCGGGACACGACTGTCGCCGTCGGCGACGGGGCCAATGACCTGCCGATGCTCGAAGTCGCGAATCTGGCTATCGGCTTCGACCCGAAACCGGCCGTCGCACCGTCGTGTGACACGTCGGTCGAGACAATGGACGAACTGTACGACCTGCTGGAAGCCGAAGAAATCCTGTAG
- a CDS encoding DNA-directed DNA polymerase II small subunit: MPLETPARIVSELASRGYNAEREAVTRIADTRDPSTTLERALETLPDEALKLTTDHVESVVEAIENGEGTSNTEPDRGNETTGAPTQSHPSVSTGTDAASSTEPGASAPPETGGSRDVDTSLRAIDVANDMTGQSTGTGEYSDFVAVFRDRYEKLAGKLRGRVNHRPTDAIENMGGGSDAALIGMVSDIRSTASGHWLVELEDTNGTFPCLVMKDRPIADLVQQLLMDEVIAVEGTLADDAGILFVDSLYFPDVPRTHNPSTADRHVQAALISDVHVGSQEFMEDAWHRFTDWLHTPEAEHVEYLLIAGDMVEGVGIYPEQDKELDIIDIYDQYRAFSEYLKEVPADMEIRMIPGNHDAVRLAEPQPGFDEELRDIMSAHDAQVHSNPSLVTVEGVTVLMYHGVSLDEVIAELPDEEASYEEPHRAMYQLLKKRHVAPQYGGHTRLAPEDRDYLVMEEVPDVFHTGHVHKLGWGEYHNVVALNSGCWQAQTEFQKSVNIDPDAGFAPILDLDTLEMTVRKFS; this comes from the coding sequence GTGCCTCTGGAGACGCCGGCACGCATCGTCAGCGAACTCGCGAGCCGCGGCTACAACGCGGAACGTGAGGCAGTGACTCGGATCGCCGACACGCGGGACCCGTCGACGACGCTGGAACGCGCACTCGAAACCCTCCCTGATGAAGCGCTGAAGCTGACAACCGACCACGTCGAATCTGTGGTTGAAGCGATAGAAAACGGTGAGGGAACGTCAAATACTGAACCAGACCGCGGAAACGAAACAACCGGCGCTCCGACTCAATCACACCCCTCCGTTTCAACTGGAACTGATGCAGCCTCGTCGACCGAACCGGGTGCGTCCGCTCCACCTGAAACGGGGGGGTCACGGGATGTGGACACATCCCTCCGAGCTATCGACGTCGCAAACGATATGACCGGCCAGTCCACTGGGACCGGGGAGTACTCGGACTTCGTCGCGGTGTTCCGGGACCGCTACGAGAAACTGGCGGGCAAACTGCGCGGCAGAGTGAACCACCGGCCGACCGACGCCATCGAGAACATGGGCGGTGGCAGCGACGCGGCGCTGATCGGCATGGTCTCTGACATCCGCTCGACAGCCAGCGGTCACTGGCTGGTCGAACTGGAAGACACGAACGGGACATTCCCCTGCCTGGTCATGAAAGACCGCCCTATCGCCGACCTTGTCCAGCAGTTGCTCATGGACGAGGTTATCGCCGTTGAGGGGACGCTGGCCGACGATGCTGGCATCCTGTTCGTGGACTCGCTGTATTTCCCGGATGTGCCCCGAACGCACAACCCCTCGACCGCCGACCGCCACGTTCAGGCGGCGCTCATCTCCGATGTCCACGTCGGCAGTCAGGAGTTCATGGAGGACGCCTGGCACCGCTTCACGGACTGGCTCCACACGCCGGAGGCCGAGCACGTCGAATACCTGCTCATCGCCGGCGACATGGTCGAAGGCGTCGGCATCTATCCCGAGCAGGACAAGGAACTGGACATCATCGACATCTACGACCAGTACCGCGCGTTCTCGGAGTACCTCAAGGAAGTCCCGGCGGACATGGAAATCCGGATGATTCCGGGCAACCACGACGCCGTTCGGCTGGCCGAGCCCCAGCCCGGCTTCGACGAGGAACTCCGGGACATCATGAGTGCCCACGACGCGCAGGTCCACTCTAACCCCTCGCTGGTCACTGTCGAGGGCGTCACAGTGCTGATGTACCACGGCGTCTCGCTCGACGAGGTCATCGCCGAACTCCCGGACGAGGAAGCCAGCTACGAGGAACCACACAGGGCGATGTACCAGCTCCTGAAGAAGCGCCACGTCGCGCCGCAGTACGGCGGCCACACCCGACTCGCCCCCGAGGACCGCGATTATCTGGTGATGGAGGAGGTGCCCGACGTGTTCCACACCGGCCACGTCCACAAGCTCGGCTGGGGCGAGTACCACAATGTCGTTGCGCTGAACTCCGGCTGCTGGCAGGCCCAGACTGAATTCCAGAAAAGTGTCAACATCGACCCGGACGCCGGCTTCGCGCCGATTCTCGACCTGGATACGCTTGAGATGACGGTCCGGAAGTTCTCCTAA
- a CDS encoding Era-like GTP-binding protein, with protein MGLLTNLKDSISRAASTLFSEEDPKRIGIYGPPNAGKTTLANRIARDWTGDAVGPESHVPHETRRARRKENVEIERDGKKVTIDIVDTPGVTTKVDYTEFLEHDMEKDDAVRRSREATEGVAEAMHWLREDVDGVIYVLDSATDPFTQVNTMLIGIIESQDLPVLILANKIDLEESSVQRIRNAYPQHETIPLSALEGDNMDEVYDKIAEYFG; from the coding sequence ATGGGATTGTTAACAAACCTCAAAGATAGCATTTCACGTGCGGCATCGACACTGTTCTCCGAAGAGGATCCGAAGCGTATCGGAATCTACGGCCCGCCGAACGCCGGCAAGACGACGTTGGCGAACCGCATTGCACGAGACTGGACCGGCGACGCCGTCGGCCCGGAGAGTCACGTTCCCCACGAGACTCGTCGTGCGCGCCGAAAGGAGAACGTTGAAATCGAACGCGACGGGAAGAAAGTGACAATCGATATCGTCGACACGCCGGGCGTGACGACGAAAGTCGATTACACCGAGTTCCTCGAACACGACATGGAGAAAGACGACGCCGTCCGTCGCTCCCGCGAAGCGACTGAGGGTGTCGCCGAAGCGATGCACTGGCTCCGCGAGGATGTCGACGGCGTCATTTACGTGCTTGACTCCGCGACCGATCCGTTCACGCAGGTCAACACCATGCTCATCGGGATCATCGAGAGTCAGGACCTTCCGGTGTTGATCCTCGCAAACAAGATCGACCTGGAGGAGTCTTCGGTTCAGCGCATCCGAAACGCCTACCCCCAGCACGAGACGATTCCGCTGTCAGCGCTTGAGGGCGACAACATGGACGAAGTCTACGACAAAATCGCGGAGTACTTCGGGTGA
- a CDS encoding S26 family signal peptidase, whose product MMYVTDIVSSAGSVLLVGVLLFAVSGVWPPLVAIESPSMDPHIKEGDLVFVMEEDRFSGPGDHEGVVTAANDDSYRAFQRPGDVIVYEPDGNSRQTPIIHRAMLWVEADENWYDRANQDYIGSADSCDELTSCPADHAGFITKGDNNGRYDQVGSSPISEPVKPGWVVGTAEMRVPLLGQVRLQWNQAGATDVGANETGLAVTNEAETAAVNATASG is encoded by the coding sequence ATGATGTACGTGACCGATATCGTCAGTAGCGCCGGCTCAGTCCTGCTTGTCGGGGTGTTACTGTTCGCCGTTAGTGGTGTGTGGCCCCCACTCGTCGCTATCGAAAGCCCAAGCATGGACCCCCATATCAAGGAAGGGGACCTCGTGTTCGTGATGGAAGAGGACCGATTCTCCGGCCCGGGTGACCACGAGGGTGTCGTCACCGCAGCGAACGACGACAGCTATCGAGCGTTCCAGCGTCCGGGCGACGTTATCGTATACGAACCCGACGGCAACAGTCGACAGACGCCGATCATCCACCGGGCGATGCTGTGGGTTGAAGCGGACGAGAACTGGTACGACCGGGCGAACCAAGACTACATCGGGAGTGCGGACAGCTGTGACGAGCTCACCTCCTGTCCGGCCGACCACGCCGGCTTCATCACCAAGGGTGACAACAACGGCCGGTACGACCAGGTCGGTTCCAGCCCCATCAGCGAACCAGTCAAGCCCGGGTGGGTCGTCGGGACCGCAGAGATGCGAGTTCCATTGCTGGGGCAGGTCCGACTCCAGTGGAACCAGGCCGGCGCGACTGATGTGGGAGCGAACGAAACAGGACTAGCGGTGACAAACGAAGCAGAGACGGCAGCCGTGAACGCGACGGCATCCGGGTAG
- a CDS encoding Cdc6/Cdc18 family protein → MTDKSNNPAPASDPSTTETSNDADGSDGQLDAETDPGTSTGPSDLDDVILDNLDAGSDDPSDEASRGLFDDLLEGEPIFENKEVLRPSYTPHKLPHREEQINNMATILVTALRGDTPSNILIYGKTGTGKTASAKFVSEELETTSQKYEVPCEVEYINCEVTDTQYRVLAQLANKFIDKNAQLIDDRIAELEELQSQARENTAALEETAFGSLDDVEAEIESLEADKSEFEEVPMTGWPTDRVYSSFFDAVDYHERVVVIMLDEIDKLVEKSGDDTLYNLSRMNSELENSRVSIMGISNDLKFTDFLDPRVKSSLGEEEIVFPPYDANQLRDILQARSDVAFKGDALTEDVIPLCAAFAAQEHGDARRALDLLRTAGELAERDQTDNVLEDHVRQAQEKIELDRVVEVVRTLPTQSKIVLFAIILLEKNGVHNINTGEVFNIYKNLCEEIDADILTQRRVTDLISELDMLGIVNAVVVSKGRYGRTKEISLSVPTEETEAVLLSDSRLGDIDDVQPFVQARFDN, encoded by the coding sequence ATGACTGACAAAAGCAACAATCCGGCCCCGGCATCCGATCCGTCGACAACAGAGACGTCGAACGATGCTGACGGGTCCGACGGACAACTCGACGCCGAAACGGACCCTGGGACATCGACCGGGCCGTCAGATCTCGATGATGTTATTCTCGATAATCTTGATGCTGGGTCTGACGACCCCTCCGACGAGGCGTCCCGTGGCCTGTTCGATGACCTTCTCGAAGGGGAACCCATTTTCGAGAACAAGGAGGTCCTTCGCCCCTCGTACACGCCGCACAAACTTCCCCACCGCGAGGAGCAGATCAACAACATGGCGACGATTCTCGTCACTGCCTTGCGCGGTGATACACCGTCGAACATCCTCATCTATGGCAAGACGGGGACGGGGAAAACCGCGTCCGCGAAGTTCGTCAGCGAGGAACTCGAAACGACCTCACAAAAATACGAGGTCCCCTGTGAAGTCGAGTATATCAACTGCGAGGTGACCGACACCCAGTACCGCGTGCTGGCGCAGCTCGCGAACAAGTTCATCGACAAGAACGCCCAGCTCATCGACGACCGCATCGCCGAACTCGAGGAGCTTCAATCACAGGCACGCGAGAACACGGCTGCACTCGAAGAGACGGCGTTTGGCTCCCTCGACGATGTCGAAGCCGAAATCGAATCGTTGGAAGCTGACAAGTCGGAGTTCGAGGAAGTTCCGATGACGGGGTGGCCGACGGACCGTGTCTACAGCTCCTTTTTCGACGCCGTCGATTATCACGAGCGCGTGGTCGTCATCATGCTCGACGAAATTGACAAACTCGTCGAGAAAAGCGGCGACGACACCCTGTATAACCTCTCCCGGATGAACTCCGAACTGGAGAACTCTCGCGTCTCGATTATGGGCATCTCGAACGACCTGAAGTTCACCGATTTCCTCGACCCCCGGGTCAAGTCAAGTCTCGGCGAAGAGGAAATCGTCTTCCCGCCCTACGACGCGAACCAGCTTCGGGACATTCTTCAGGCACGCTCGGACGTCGCGTTCAAAGGCGACGCGCTCACCGAGGATGTTATCCCGCTGTGTGCGGCCTTCGCCGCACAGGAACACGGCGACGCGCGCCGCGCGCTTGATCTCCTTCGGACGGCCGGCGAACTTGCTGAACGGGACCAGACGGACAATGTTCTCGAAGACCACGTTCGTCAGGCTCAGGAGAAGATCGAACTCGACCGTGTTGTGGAGGTCGTCCGGACGCTCCCAACGCAGTCGAAGATTGTCCTCTTCGCTATCATCCTCCTCGAAAAGAACGGTGTCCACAACATCAACACCGGCGAGGTATTCAATATTTACAAGAACCTCTGTGAAGAGATCGACGCCGATATTCTGACACAGCGTCGCGTCACTGACCTCATCTCCGAACTGGATATGCTCGGCATCGTCAACGCTGTCGTCGTCTCGAAGGGCCGCTACGGCCGGACGAAAGAAATCTCGCTGTCAGTTCCAACCGAAGAGACGGAGGCGGTGCTTCTGTCTGATTCGCGACTCGGCGATATCGACGATGTCCAGCCGTTCGTTCAGGCCCGGTTCGACAACTAA
- a CDS encoding cupin domain-containing protein — MEHVSVDEIEPQAMGGDVDRRGLADPLGTTDVAINRYVLDPGEAFSGGLHAHLDQEEVFYVVEGTATFEHRTDPAGESEMVTVGPDEVVRFAPGEYQQGRNESDDRVVALALGAPMNSTEGRVAQPCPDCDSDVLALEPADEGFLLVCPDCGTEVEPDL; from the coding sequence ATGGAGCACGTCTCCGTCGACGAAATCGAACCACAGGCGATGGGTGGCGACGTTGACCGGCGTGGGCTTGCGGACCCGCTGGGAACGACGGACGTCGCAATCAACCGGTATGTTCTGGACCCCGGCGAGGCCTTCTCGGGCGGATTACACGCACACCTCGATCAAGAAGAAGTGTTCTACGTCGTTGAGGGCACCGCCACCTTCGAACACCGGACTGACCCCGCCGGTGAAAGTGAGATGGTCACCGTTGGTCCCGACGAAGTCGTCCGGTTCGCGCCCGGAGAGTATCAGCAGGGCCGGAACGAAAGCGACGACCGGGTGGTCGCGTTGGCACTCGGTGCGCCCATGAACTCGACAGAAGGCCGCGTTGCACAGCCCTGCCCTGACTGTGACAGCGATGTCCTCGCGCTGGAACCAGCTGACGAGGGTTTCCTGCTTGTCTGCCCTGACTGTGGCACCGAAGTTGAACCGGACCTCTAG
- a CDS encoding ATP-dependent DNA helicase, with the protein MATTDDGYMRFFPFEEPYDHQQEAMGTIYDALEEGRDVLFEGACGTGKTLASLVPALEHARETGKTVVITTNVHQQMRQFVEDARAITDQERLRAVVFRGKGSMCHIDVDYEECQALRDTTRDLVEVESDIAELEQREGELLSDGQAGSSEAMEARNAVVEELRDLQDEREEIETERSTCDHYYRNLTVDTSEFYSWLFDDVRTPDDVYEYAHQQGLCGYELLKEGMDGVDLVVCNYHHLLDPTIREQFFHWIGRDPEDIIAVFDEAHNVESAARDHARRTLTENTLDQALDELDNEEDARTDAAANVIETFRDALVEAYEDSFGFGGREAVDEHWDDITIANDDRKDDLTLAFLQGYTGPGFHEELDRALELGRDLDARYQKAFKEGELDTRKECQTLQAAGFISDWLDETDETGQYPVVSVRRDDATDDVYGRAELYTCIPEQVTRDLFSDLHAAVLMSATLRPFDVTENVVGVEDPVTMAYGAQFPEERRRTYAVDGPALFSSERDDPQTQQRIARTLEDIVRFTPGNTLVFCPSYSEAERYHDMTAVSATRYLDEPGTQARDLREAFTDGDDGVLYTSLWGTLGEGVSYDGDDARTVVVVGVPYPHLDDRMDAVQDAYDVAFGDDEDDAGWRYAVEIPTIRKTRQALGRVVRSPDDFGARILLDKRYTEAAEMEMHDYAVRGTFPPGERREMVDIGPEKLKFAMLNFYQDMDAYDGPPPNP; encoded by the coding sequence GTGGCAACGACGGACGACGGCTACATGCGGTTTTTCCCCTTCGAGGAGCCGTACGACCATCAGCAGGAGGCGATGGGAACGATATACGACGCGCTCGAAGAGGGCCGCGACGTGCTGTTCGAAGGGGCCTGCGGGACCGGGAAGACGCTCGCGTCGCTGGTCCCCGCGCTAGAACACGCCCGCGAGACGGGCAAGACCGTCGTCATCACGACGAACGTTCACCAGCAGATGCGCCAGTTCGTCGAGGACGCCAGAGCAATTACCGACCAGGAGCGCCTGCGAGCGGTCGTCTTCCGGGGCAAAGGGTCGATGTGTCACATCGACGTAGACTACGAGGAGTGCCAGGCGCTGCGGGACACGACCCGTGACCTGGTCGAGGTCGAGAGCGATATCGCCGAACTCGAACAGCGCGAGGGAGAACTCCTTTCTGACGGGCAGGCTGGCAGTAGCGAGGCGATGGAGGCCCGCAACGCCGTTGTCGAGGAACTCCGGGACCTGCAGGACGAGCGCGAGGAAATCGAAACCGAGCGCTCGACCTGTGACCACTACTATCGGAACCTCACTGTCGACACCAGCGAGTTCTATTCTTGGCTGTTCGACGACGTTCGGACGCCCGACGACGTGTACGAGTACGCCCACCAGCAAGGGCTGTGTGGCTACGAACTACTGAAAGAAGGAATGGACGGCGTCGACCTCGTCGTCTGTAACTACCATCACCTGCTGGACCCGACCATCCGCGAACAGTTCTTCCACTGGATCGGGCGCGACCCCGAAGACATCATCGCCGTCTTCGACGAGGCCCACAACGTCGAGTCGGCCGCCCGCGACCACGCCCGGCGGACGCTTACCGAGAACACGCTCGACCAGGCGCTGGATGAACTCGACAACGAGGAGGACGCCCGGACCGACGCTGCAGCGAACGTCATCGAGACGTTCCGGGACGCACTCGTCGAGGCCTACGAAGATTCCTTCGGGTTCGGCGGCCGCGAGGCCGTCGACGAACACTGGGACGATATCACCATCGCCAACGACGACCGGAAAGACGACCTGACACTCGCCTTCCTGCAGGGGTACACCGGCCCCGGCTTCCACGAGGAACTGGACCGCGCACTGGAACTCGGCCGCGACCTCGACGCGCGCTACCAGAAGGCATTCAAAGAAGGTGAGCTGGACACCAGAAAGGAGTGTCAGACCCTGCAGGCCGCCGGCTTCATTTCTGACTGGCTCGATGAGACGGACGAAACTGGCCAGTACCCCGTCGTCAGCGTTCGCCGCGACGACGCGACCGACGACGTGTACGGCCGCGCGGAGCTGTACACCTGCATCCCCGAGCAGGTCACTCGCGACCTGTTTTCCGACCTCCATGCCGCCGTGTTGATGAGCGCCACGCTTCGGCCCTTCGACGTGACCGAGAACGTCGTTGGCGTCGAGGACCCGGTGACGATGGCCTACGGGGCACAGTTCCCCGAGGAGCGCCGCCGGACCTACGCCGTTGACGGCCCGGCGCTGTTTTCCAGCGAACGGGACGACCCACAGACACAGCAACGCATTGCGCGCACGCTCGAAGACATCGTTCGCTTCACGCCCGGGAACACGCTCGTGTTCTGTCCCTCCTACAGCGAGGCCGAACGCTACCACGACATGACCGCTGTGAGCGCGACCCGGTATCTGGACGAACCGGGCACGCAGGCCCGTGACCTCCGGGAGGCCTTTACCGACGGCGACGACGGCGTCCTCTACACCTCGCTGTGGGGGACACTGGGCGAGGGCGTGAGCTACGACGGCGACGATGCCCGAACCGTCGTGGTTGTCGGCGTCCCGTACCCGCACCTCGACGACCGGATGGACGCCGTACAGGACGCCTACGACGTTGCCTTCGGCGACGACGAGGATGACGCGGGCTGGCGCTACGCCGTCGAGATTCCGACAATTCGCAAGACAAGGCAGGCCCTCGGGCGCGTGGTCCGCTCGCCGGACGACTTCGGGGCGCGCATTCTGCTCGACAAGCGATACACCGAAGCCGCCGAGATGGAGATGCACGATTACGCCGTCCGCGGGACCTTTCCACCGGGGGAACGCCGAGAGATGGTCGATATCGGGCCCGAGAAGCTCAAGTTCGCGATGCTGAATTTCTATCAGGACATGGACGCCTACGACGGACCGCCGCCGAATCCCTGA
- a CDS encoding cation diffusion facilitator family transporter, which produces MAGSKSVVIAALIANGAIAILKFFGFLLTGSAAMLSETYHSISDTGNQVFLLIGIRFSERERDRRHPFGYGKAQFFYSFLVSVFLFGIAGWESAKHGYNQLTAGGHGGGGHAGEAVEFLFFSFQPPAWLDPLWVNYTVLIGAFVFETYALIKARAEMKRQIDRNNWSGYREAFRKTSDVTTLTALTEDTIALAGIVIALVGLVLEQMTGNPFFDRVSALLIGIMLMGFALALAWENKRLLLGESLPTDEEQRLRDIVMQNEHVDEVIGFRTVYFGPNEVIVFADLQFDPALDTEAIDDEITTLESAMQDTNGDIRKVYIEPEL; this is translated from the coding sequence ATGGCAGGGAGCAAGTCAGTCGTCATCGCTGCACTGATAGCCAACGGCGCGATTGCGATTCTGAAGTTCTTCGGCTTTCTTTTGACGGGGAGTGCCGCGATGTTGTCAGAAACGTACCACAGCATCTCGGACACCGGGAATCAGGTGTTCCTGCTTATCGGGATTCGGTTCAGCGAGCGGGAGCGCGACCGTCGCCATCCCTTTGGCTACGGCAAGGCACAGTTCTTCTACAGCTTTCTCGTCTCCGTGTTCCTGTTCGGCATCGCTGGGTGGGAGAGCGCGAAACACGGCTATAACCAACTGACTGCCGGCGGCCATGGTGGCGGCGGACACGCCGGCGAGGCGGTCGAGTTCCTGTTTTTTTCCTTCCAGCCCCCGGCGTGGCTGGACCCGCTGTGGGTCAACTATACTGTCCTCATCGGTGCGTTCGTGTTCGAAACGTACGCGCTGATTAAGGCCCGCGCCGAGATGAAACGACAGATCGACCGGAACAACTGGTCGGGGTACCGCGAGGCCTTCCGCAAGACCAGCGACGTGACAACGCTGACCGCGCTGACTGAGGACACCATCGCGCTCGCGGGGATCGTCATCGCACTGGTCGGGTTGGTCCTCGAACAGATGACCGGTAACCCCTTTTTCGACCGGGTCTCCGCACTACTCATCGGGATTATGCTGATGGGCTTCGCCCTGGCGCTGGCCTGGGAGAACAAGCGCCTCCTGCTGGGAGAAAGCCTCCCGACGGACGAGGAACAGCGCCTCCGTGACATCGTCATGCAGAACGAACACGTGGACGAAGTCATCGGCTTCCGGACAGTCTATTTCGGGCCGAACGAGGTCATCGTCTTCGCAGACCTGCAGTTCGACCCGGCGCTGGACACGGAAGCAATCGATGACGAGATAACGACTCTTGAATCCGCGATGCAGGACACTAACGGCGATATCAGGAAAGTCTACATCGAGCCGGAGCTGTAA
- a CDS encoding S26 family signal peptidase, which translates to MGRDESTNSTPSGGTDESVDASPSFRFGLYVRDIGTSVGAVLLVGGFLFAVSGVWPPLVAIESGSMEPHIDTGDMVFVMDAERFSGQEDRHGVVTAAAGAETGYQTFQQPGDVIVFEPNGNEQRTPIIHRSMLWVDAGENWYDRANREYVGNADSCDELRNCPAPHAGFITKGDNKVTNSKYDQVTGASTVVRPEWVIGTGIFRIPRLGYVRVQPSQLWHTSVSMPVGDVSAPAAS; encoded by the coding sequence ATGGGCCGGGACGAATCGACCAACAGCACGCCTTCAGGCGGGACAGACGAGTCTGTGGACGCCAGCCCTTCGTTTCGTTTTGGCCTGTACGTCCGTGACATCGGGACGAGTGTCGGGGCAGTCCTGCTTGTCGGCGGGTTCCTGTTTGCCGTCAGTGGGGTGTGGCCGCCGCTCGTCGCCATCGAAAGCGGAAGCATGGAGCCACACATCGACACCGGCGATATGGTCTTTGTCATGGACGCAGAACGCTTCTCGGGGCAGGAGGACCGTCACGGCGTTGTAACGGCAGCGGCCGGAGCCGAAACCGGGTATCAGACCTTTCAACAGCCCGGTGACGTCATCGTCTTCGAACCCAACGGTAACGAGCAGCGAACGCCGATCATCCACCGGTCGATGCTGTGGGTTGATGCCGGTGAGAACTGGTACGACCGCGCGAACCGAGAGTACGTCGGGAACGCGGACAGTTGCGACGAGCTTCGGAACTGTCCGGCGCCGCATGCTGGCTTTATCACGAAAGGTGACAACAAAGTGACCAACAGTAAATACGATCAGGTCACCGGAGCGAGTACCGTTGTCCGGCCGGAGTGGGTCATTGGAACCGGGATCTTCCGGATCCCACGTCTCGGGTACGTTCGGGTCCAACCGTCCCAGCTATGGCACACATCAGTGTCGATGCCGGTCGGAGATGTTTCAGCGCCGGCGGCGAGCTGA